In a genomic window of Seriola aureovittata isolate HTS-2021-v1 ecotype China chromosome 11, ASM2101889v1, whole genome shotgun sequence:
- the si:ch211-214p13.8 gene encoding B- and T-lymphocyte attenuator, producing the protein MNMLCFMVKLSNTCLMIFFLFVSVYGRGEDSSPSCVQLMVRSGTTLKRAPQQSATVSCPVKHCGKSLNITWCKLLDSNSCERINKTENVEIRQDDDHVKNELISYLTFKWITVYDDGLYRCEFRGKYHEISHIINISVSDMHQGDETTDDTDNIAVRSLSAADGEAVTWLPYFYICVGIVLLVFTMTALTLLSFHGWKTFFTETLTFKPTKGQEMSSHMIPDLPKGNTPSTPVLQDHSVLNAIYSPNTAGTPPSPPSLTTNRNQPLANTGDKSHASDYAVYAVINHAQPGIPARKQHAVTKQDNNPKYTTINVS; encoded by the exons ATGAACATGTTGTGCTTTATGGTTAAACTGTCAAACACCTGTTTGatgatatttttcttatttgtctCTGTCTATGGAAGAGGTGAAG acTCATCTCCTTCATGTGTTCAGCTGATGGTTCGCAGTGGCACGACCTTGAAAAGAGCCCCACAGCAATCTGCGACAGTCAGCTGTCCCGTCAAACACTGTGGAAAATCACTAAACATCACCTGGTGTAAACTACTCGACTCAAACAGCTGTGAACGGATCAATAAAACGGAGAATGTAGAAATAAGACAGGATGACGACCACGTTAAAAATGAACTGATCTCGTATTTAACTTTCAAATGGATTACCGTTTATGATGATGGCCTGTACAGATGTgagttcagagggaaatatcatGAAATCAGTCATATCATCAACATCTCAGTTTCAG ACATGCACCAGGGGGATGAAACAACTGACGATACTGACAACATTGCAG TTAGGTCACTGAGTGCTGCTGATGGTGAGGCTGTGACCTGGCTGCCCTACTTCTATATCTGTGTTGGCATTGTTCTTCTGGTTTTCACAATGACAGCATTAACCCTGCTGAGTTTTCATGGCTGGAAAA CCTtcttcacagaaacactgacattcaAGCCAACAAAGGGCCAG GAAATGTCCAGTCATATGATACCTGACCTCCCCAAGGGGAACACTCCTTCCACACCAGTCCTGCAAGACCACTCTGTTCTGAATGCCATCTACTCTCCAAACACTGCAGGgacaccaccatcaccaccttcCCTGACCACCAATAGGAACCAGCCTTTGGCAAACACAGGAGATAAAAGTCACGCGTCAGACTATGCAGTGTATGCTGTCATCAACCATGCACAGCCTGGGATACCTGCCAGAAAACAGCATGCTGTGACTAAACAAGACAATAACCCTAAATATACCACTATCAATGTTTCCTGa
- the si:ch211-214p13.9 gene encoding cell surface glycoprotein CD200 receptor 1 isoform X1: MRDMMWIYAVIIFLVSEAWSLQPGTNQGTSVNSSTTNELKANVTRYLEFNLGSDANLNCSDKTWNETIYVIWTIKSNNKSCKISISDKGGDSMDSCNDGKSLRNTSRSQSYLHIPNFSVKDVGIYTCEQTFKAGLEAYGTNVTIIVPPNISAWLEQGENKMVAVCKAEGKPAANISWSHEGNSTTVETHLAFGFITVESRLELAEGMDTKNLTCAIRHRFWKEPKILILNPTEGHFLWLLILIVVVVAISVLGFSFFAHKKLPLLRPCQQPATSPSKSPTIEDVEEVEPYASYHQRVNSIYN; this comes from the exons ATGAGAGACATGATGTGGATTTATGCTGTTATCATCTTCTTGGTGTCTGAAGCATGGAGCCTGCAGCCAG GTACTAATCAAGGCACCTCTGTGAACTCCAGCACGACTAATGAATTAAAAGCTAATG TTACCAGATATTTAGAGTTCAACCTCGGGAGTGATGCTAACCTGAATTGCAGTGATAAGACATGGAATGAGACGATATATGTTATCTGGACGATAAAGTCAAATAACAAATCGTGTAAGATATCTATTAGTGATAAGGGTGGAGACTCGATGGACTCCTGCAATGATGGCAAGTCACTCCGAAACACATCCAGATCTCAATCCTACCTGCACATCCCAAACTTCTCAGTTAAAGACGTGGGGATCTACACATGTGAGCAGACTTTCAAAGCTGGACTGGAAGCCTATGGGACCAATGTAACTATCATAG TTCCTCCCAATATATCAGCCTGGCTAGAGCAAGGGGAAAACAAGATGGTAGCTGTGTGCAAAGCGGAAGGGAAACCTGCTGCCAACATCAGCTGGAGTCATGAGGGAAATTCAACAACTGTGGAAACACACCTTGCCTTTGGATTTATTACTGTAGAGAGTCGTCTGGAGCTCGCAGAGGGCATGGATACAAAGAACCTGACCTGTGCTATCAGGCACCGGTTCTGGAAAGAGCCGAAGATTCTGATTCTGAACCCCACAGAAG GTCATTTTCTTTGGCTGTTGATCCTTATTGTTGTTGTGGTCGCTATATCTGTGTTGGGATTCTCATTTTTTGCGCATAAGAAACTGCCATTGTTGAG GCCATGCCAACAGCCTGCCACGTCACCATCAAAATCGCCAACG atagaggatgtggaggaggtggagcccTACGCCAGCTATCATCAACGTGTGAACTCTATCTATAACTGA
- the cfap91 gene encoding cilia- and flagella-associated protein 91 isoform X1 — protein MVTLLNTAQSTATEIRWVKSFNFNTKMSVSVTRTIPKKNYADKVVTRQRVYDYLYDPVYTVSSEVDHVKAYTSKDRLRRVPDFGSMFSSLPHHPRYTIQLDPADPVPASIDRRWRGHTEQRKEALQQLAGVIPKREECHVTGVDRWKYFKRPLIPVAQQVPPDVIFALPKEDFVTTGGKNAEQQPTHFTVGVQTDYRESETQTDPYSPEFVIQPGTTPSELLQLAALTWGHGLPAGLAEVEMIGRARAKQAWEASLPPLGDLSQLDKRRRMMEEMEAKEWAFREGEIQKLQEARLAVLKDLLRQRDGAQKEVTNERLNLIFSKHQKDKETKLQKIHNDYMRSLRKLEAKRRNVEGKLEHGLVKDYTESQKYAPQTHRGAFTRSACYNELKTHYLDTYEGLQELEAGLSASVLKPWVKRHKPKVNIIKCMIQPPASRAVELMKKYKALREENDQVTKKSLRFLVKNEKPVPRPVTPRVEEPPEGDEEIELAVIHLQKLLRGRSIQCEMFKGKENHLELIHELRTVHALQREEQELQKDEKGLVITLKKQRDNHRHKTSQEEASQARVVGAELEHLFDTLSKELIHLQEERRIHAFTILAERDRRLREAEESGRRQVEERRRREEDEIFRQVVQVHQETVDLYLEDIILGTLEQTADQQAREEIRRRAKEVNDIAYAMEESSRNNLQSEEIVSELVYSFLIPEVEKISVRQRVHTRQHRHLQAARGIIHGTAEHSGIFPSTLGASQLTHPSERASNQALEEMISQVEQEQKKEAKQHHHQTE, from the exons ATGGTTACATTGCTAAACACCGCACAGAGTACTGCGACAGAAATTCGTTGGgtaaaaagttttaattttaatacgAAAATGAGCGTATCTGTCACTCGCACGATTCCTAAGAAAAATTATGCTGATAAAGTTGTTACGCGACAACGGGTTTATGACTACTTGTATG ATCCGGTTTACACAGTGTCATCGGAGGTGGACCATGTCAAGGCCTATACGTCTAAGGACCGACTC CGAAGAGTGCCTGACTTTGGGTCTATGTTCAGTAGCCTGCCCCACCACCCACGGTATACTATTCAGCTGGATCCTGCAGACCCAGTGCCGGCATCTATTGATCGTCGCTGGCGAGGCCACACAGAGCAGCGCAAAGAGGCATTGCAGCAGCTGGCTGG GGTTATTCCTAAAAGGGAGGAGTGCCATGTGACTGGAGTTGATCGCTGGAAATACTTTAAACG CCCTCTAATTCCTGTTGCACAGCAGGTTCCCCCAGATGTGATTTTTGCTTTGCCAAA AGAAGACTTTGTAACGACTGGTGGAAAGAATGCTGAACAACAGCCCACTCACTTCACTGTGGGGGTCCAGACGGACTACAGGgaaagtgaaacacaaacagacccATATAGCCCTGAGTTTGTGATACAACCTGGGACGACTCCCTCAGAGCTCCTGCAACTAGCCGCTTTGACTTGGG GTCATGGTCTGCCTGCAGGCTTGGCAGAAGTGGAAATGATAGGGCGGGCACGTGCCAAGCAAGCTTGGGAGGCCAGCCTTCCTCCACTGGGTGACCTGAGTCAGCTTGACAAGAGGAGGCGTAtgatggaggagatggaggccAAAGAGTGGGCTTTCAGAGAAGGAGAAATCCAGAA ATTGCAAGAGGCCCGTCTTGCTGTGCTGAAGGACCTGCTGAGGCAGAGAGATGGGGCCCAGAAAGAAGTCACAAACGAGAGACTTAACCTAATATTTTCTAAGCACCAAAAAGACAAGGAGACCAAGCTCCAAAAGATCCACAATGACTACATGAGAT CGCTGAGAAAACTGGAAGCTAAGAGGAGAAATGTGGAGGGGAAGCTAGAACATGGTCTTGTCAAAGACTATACAGAGTCTCAGAAATATGCCCCTCAGACCCACAGGGGCGCGTTCACCAGGAGTGCCTGCTACAATGAGTTAAAAACCCACTACTTAGACACATATGAAG GTTTGCAAGAGCTTGAGGCAGGACTCTCTGCCTCAGTCCTCAAGCCCTGGGTGAAAAGACACAAACCCAAAGTTAACATCATCAAGTGTATGATCCAGCCCCCTGCAAGCAGAGCAGTAGAACTGATGAAGAAATACAAG GCCCTGAGGGAAGAGAACGATCAAGTGACAAAGAAGTCCCTGCGTTTTCTTGTCAAGAACGAGAAGCCTGTTCCTCGTCCTGTCACTCCCAGAGTGGAGGAGCCACCAGAG GGGGATGAGGAGATAGAGCTTGCAGTCATCCACTTGCAGAAACTACTGAGAGGAAGAAGTATCCAGTGCGAG ATGTTTAAAGGCAAGGAGAACCATCTGGAGCTTATCCACGAACTGAGGACTGTTCATGCCTtgcagagggaggagcaggagctacagaaagatgaaaaagggCTTGTAATCACcctgaaaaaacagagagacaatCATAGACACAAG ACCTCTCAAGAGGAGGCATCTCAGGCAAGAGTGGTAGGTGCTGAGCTCGAACACCTGTTCGACACCTTGTCAAAGGAGCTGATTCATCTTCAAGAAGAGCGCAGGATCCATGCCTTTACTATACTGGCTGAGAGAGACCGTCGCCTTCGAGAGGCTGAGGAGAGTGGaaggagacaggtggaggagcGCAGACGCAGAGAAGAAGATGAGATCTTTAGACAA GTGGTGCAGGTACACCAGGAAACTGTGGATTTGTATTTAGAGGACATCATCTTGGGGACCTTGGAGCAGACAGCTGACCAGCAGGCTAGAGAGGAGATCCGCAGGAGGGCAAAGGAGGTCAATGATATCGCTTATGCCATGGAGGAAAG tagcCGGAACAATCTTCAGTCAGAAGAAATTGTGTCAGAGCTGGTGTACAGCTTCCTCATCCCAGAGGTGGAGAAGATCAGTGTCAGGCAAAGAG TGCACACGAGGCAGCATAGACACTTGCAGGCAGCTCGTGGTATCATTCATGGGACTGCAGAACATTCTGGGATCTTTCCTAGTACTCTGGGGGCCTCACAGTTGACCCATCCCTCTGAAAGAGCCTCCAACCAAGCCCTCGAGGAGATGATCAGCCAAGTGGAGCAAGAGCAGAAGAAGGAAGCAAAGCAGCACCACCATCAAACTGAGTAA
- the cfap91 gene encoding cilia- and flagella-associated protein 91 isoform X3, whose translation MFSSLPHHPRYTIQLDPADPVPASIDRRWRGHTEQRKEALQQLAGVIPKREECHVTGVDRWKYFKRPLIPVAQQVPPDVIFALPKEDFVTTGGKNAEQQPTHFTVGVQTDYRESETQTDPYSPEFVIQPGTTPSELLQLAALTWGHGLPAGLAEVEMIGRARAKQAWEASLPPLGDLSQLDKRRRMMEEMEAKEWAFREGEIQKLQEARLAVLKDLLRQRDGAQKEVTNERLNLIFSKHQKDKETKLQKIHNDYMRSLRKLEAKRRNVEGKLEHGLVKDYTESQKYAPQTHRGAFTRSACYNELKTHYLDTYEGLQELEAGLSASVLKPWVKRHKPKVNIIKCMIQPPASRAVELMKKYKALREENDQVTKKSLRFLVKNEKPVPRPVTPRVEEPPEGDEEIELAVIHLQKLLRGRSIQCEMFKGKENHLELIHELRTVHALQREEQELQKDEKGLVITLKKQRDNHRHKTSQEEASQARVVGAELEHLFDTLSKELIHLQEERRIHAFTILAERDRRLREAEESGRRQVEERRRREEDEIFRQVVQVHQETVDLYLEDIILGTLEQTADQQAREEIRRRAKEVNDIAYAMEESSRNNLQSEEIVSELVYSFLIPEVEKISVRQRVHTRQHRHLQAARGIIHGTAEHSGIFPSTLGASQLTHPSERASNQALEEMISQVEQEQKKEAKQHHHQTE comes from the exons ATGTTCAGTAGCCTGCCCCACCACCCACGGTATACTATTCAGCTGGATCCTGCAGACCCAGTGCCGGCATCTATTGATCGTCGCTGGCGAGGCCACACAGAGCAGCGCAAAGAGGCATTGCAGCAGCTGGCTGG GGTTATTCCTAAAAGGGAGGAGTGCCATGTGACTGGAGTTGATCGCTGGAAATACTTTAAACG CCCTCTAATTCCTGTTGCACAGCAGGTTCCCCCAGATGTGATTTTTGCTTTGCCAAA AGAAGACTTTGTAACGACTGGTGGAAAGAATGCTGAACAACAGCCCACTCACTTCACTGTGGGGGTCCAGACGGACTACAGGgaaagtgaaacacaaacagacccATATAGCCCTGAGTTTGTGATACAACCTGGGACGACTCCCTCAGAGCTCCTGCAACTAGCCGCTTTGACTTGGG GTCATGGTCTGCCTGCAGGCTTGGCAGAAGTGGAAATGATAGGGCGGGCACGTGCCAAGCAAGCTTGGGAGGCCAGCCTTCCTCCACTGGGTGACCTGAGTCAGCTTGACAAGAGGAGGCGTAtgatggaggagatggaggccAAAGAGTGGGCTTTCAGAGAAGGAGAAATCCAGAA ATTGCAAGAGGCCCGTCTTGCTGTGCTGAAGGACCTGCTGAGGCAGAGAGATGGGGCCCAGAAAGAAGTCACAAACGAGAGACTTAACCTAATATTTTCTAAGCACCAAAAAGACAAGGAGACCAAGCTCCAAAAGATCCACAATGACTACATGAGAT CGCTGAGAAAACTGGAAGCTAAGAGGAGAAATGTGGAGGGGAAGCTAGAACATGGTCTTGTCAAAGACTATACAGAGTCTCAGAAATATGCCCCTCAGACCCACAGGGGCGCGTTCACCAGGAGTGCCTGCTACAATGAGTTAAAAACCCACTACTTAGACACATATGAAG GTTTGCAAGAGCTTGAGGCAGGACTCTCTGCCTCAGTCCTCAAGCCCTGGGTGAAAAGACACAAACCCAAAGTTAACATCATCAAGTGTATGATCCAGCCCCCTGCAAGCAGAGCAGTAGAACTGATGAAGAAATACAAG GCCCTGAGGGAAGAGAACGATCAAGTGACAAAGAAGTCCCTGCGTTTTCTTGTCAAGAACGAGAAGCCTGTTCCTCGTCCTGTCACTCCCAGAGTGGAGGAGCCACCAGAG GGGGATGAGGAGATAGAGCTTGCAGTCATCCACTTGCAGAAACTACTGAGAGGAAGAAGTATCCAGTGCGAG ATGTTTAAAGGCAAGGAGAACCATCTGGAGCTTATCCACGAACTGAGGACTGTTCATGCCTtgcagagggaggagcaggagctacagaaagatgaaaaagggCTTGTAATCACcctgaaaaaacagagagacaatCATAGACACAAG ACCTCTCAAGAGGAGGCATCTCAGGCAAGAGTGGTAGGTGCTGAGCTCGAACACCTGTTCGACACCTTGTCAAAGGAGCTGATTCATCTTCAAGAAGAGCGCAGGATCCATGCCTTTACTATACTGGCTGAGAGAGACCGTCGCCTTCGAGAGGCTGAGGAGAGTGGaaggagacaggtggaggagcGCAGACGCAGAGAAGAAGATGAGATCTTTAGACAA GTGGTGCAGGTACACCAGGAAACTGTGGATTTGTATTTAGAGGACATCATCTTGGGGACCTTGGAGCAGACAGCTGACCAGCAGGCTAGAGAGGAGATCCGCAGGAGGGCAAAGGAGGTCAATGATATCGCTTATGCCATGGAGGAAAG tagcCGGAACAATCTTCAGTCAGAAGAAATTGTGTCAGAGCTGGTGTACAGCTTCCTCATCCCAGAGGTGGAGAAGATCAGTGTCAGGCAAAGAG TGCACACGAGGCAGCATAGACACTTGCAGGCAGCTCGTGGTATCATTCATGGGACTGCAGAACATTCTGGGATCTTTCCTAGTACTCTGGGGGCCTCACAGTTGACCCATCCCTCTGAAAGAGCCTCCAACCAAGCCCTCGAGGAGATGATCAGCCAAGTGGAGCAAGAGCAGAAGAAGGAAGCAAAGCAGCACCACCATCAAACTGAGTAA
- the si:ch211-214p13.9 gene encoding cell surface glycoprotein CD200 receptor 1 isoform X2, whose amino-acid sequence MRDMMWIYAVIIFLVSEAWSLQPVTRYLEFNLGSDANLNCSDKTWNETIYVIWTIKSNNKSCKISISDKGGDSMDSCNDGKSLRNTSRSQSYLHIPNFSVKDVGIYTCEQTFKAGLEAYGTNVTIIVPPNISAWLEQGENKMVAVCKAEGKPAANISWSHEGNSTTVETHLAFGFITVESRLELAEGMDTKNLTCAIRHRFWKEPKILILNPTEGHFLWLLILIVVVVAISVLGFSFFAHKKLPLLRPCQQPATSPSKSPTIEDVEEVEPYASYHQRVNSIYN is encoded by the exons ATGAGAGACATGATGTGGATTTATGCTGTTATCATCTTCTTGGTGTCTGAAGCATGGAGCCTGCAGCCAG TTACCAGATATTTAGAGTTCAACCTCGGGAGTGATGCTAACCTGAATTGCAGTGATAAGACATGGAATGAGACGATATATGTTATCTGGACGATAAAGTCAAATAACAAATCGTGTAAGATATCTATTAGTGATAAGGGTGGAGACTCGATGGACTCCTGCAATGATGGCAAGTCACTCCGAAACACATCCAGATCTCAATCCTACCTGCACATCCCAAACTTCTCAGTTAAAGACGTGGGGATCTACACATGTGAGCAGACTTTCAAAGCTGGACTGGAAGCCTATGGGACCAATGTAACTATCATAG TTCCTCCCAATATATCAGCCTGGCTAGAGCAAGGGGAAAACAAGATGGTAGCTGTGTGCAAAGCGGAAGGGAAACCTGCTGCCAACATCAGCTGGAGTCATGAGGGAAATTCAACAACTGTGGAAACACACCTTGCCTTTGGATTTATTACTGTAGAGAGTCGTCTGGAGCTCGCAGAGGGCATGGATACAAAGAACCTGACCTGTGCTATCAGGCACCGGTTCTGGAAAGAGCCGAAGATTCTGATTCTGAACCCCACAGAAG GTCATTTTCTTTGGCTGTTGATCCTTATTGTTGTTGTGGTCGCTATATCTGTGTTGGGATTCTCATTTTTTGCGCATAAGAAACTGCCATTGTTGAG GCCATGCCAACAGCCTGCCACGTCACCATCAAAATCGCCAACG atagaggatgtggaggaggtggagcccTACGCCAGCTATCATCAACGTGTGAACTCTATCTATAACTGA
- the cfap91 gene encoding cilia- and flagella-associated protein 91 isoform X2, with protein sequence MVTLLNTAQSTATEIRWVKSFNFNTKMSVSVTRTIPKKNYADKVVTRQRVYDYLYDPVYTVSSEVDHVKAYTSKDRLRRVPDFGSMFSSLPHHPRYTIQLDPADPVPASIDRRWRGHTEQRKEALQQLAGVIPKREECHVTGVDRWKYFKRPLIPVAQQVPPDVIFALPKEDFVTTGGKNAEQQPTHFTVGVQTDYRESETQTDPYSPEFVIQPGTTPSELLQLAALTWGHGLPAGLAEVEMIGRARAKQAWEASLPPLGDLSQLDKRRRMMEEMEAKEWAFREGEIQKLQEARLAVLKDLLRQRDGAQKEVTNERLNLIFSKHQKDKETKLQKIHNDYMRSLRKLEAKRRNVEGKLEHGLVKDYTESQKYAPQTHRGAFTRSACYNELKTHYLDTYEGLQELEAGLSASVLKPWVKRHKPKVNIIKCMIQPPASRAVELMKKYKALREENDQVTKKSLRFLVKNEKPVPRPVTPRVEEPPEGDEEIELAVIHLQKLLRGRSIQCEMFKGKENHLELIHELRTVHALQREEQELQKDEKGLVITLKKQRDNHRHKTSQEEASQARVVGAELEHLFDTLSKELIHLQEERRIHAFTILAERDRRLREAEESGRRQVEERRRREEDEIFRQVVQVHQETVDLYLEDIILGTLEQTADQQAREEIRRRAKEVNDIAYAMEESRNNLQSEEIVSELVYSFLIPEVEKISVRQRVHTRQHRHLQAARGIIHGTAEHSGIFPSTLGASQLTHPSERASNQALEEMISQVEQEQKKEAKQHHHQTE encoded by the exons ATGGTTACATTGCTAAACACCGCACAGAGTACTGCGACAGAAATTCGTTGGgtaaaaagttttaattttaatacgAAAATGAGCGTATCTGTCACTCGCACGATTCCTAAGAAAAATTATGCTGATAAAGTTGTTACGCGACAACGGGTTTATGACTACTTGTATG ATCCGGTTTACACAGTGTCATCGGAGGTGGACCATGTCAAGGCCTATACGTCTAAGGACCGACTC CGAAGAGTGCCTGACTTTGGGTCTATGTTCAGTAGCCTGCCCCACCACCCACGGTATACTATTCAGCTGGATCCTGCAGACCCAGTGCCGGCATCTATTGATCGTCGCTGGCGAGGCCACACAGAGCAGCGCAAAGAGGCATTGCAGCAGCTGGCTGG GGTTATTCCTAAAAGGGAGGAGTGCCATGTGACTGGAGTTGATCGCTGGAAATACTTTAAACG CCCTCTAATTCCTGTTGCACAGCAGGTTCCCCCAGATGTGATTTTTGCTTTGCCAAA AGAAGACTTTGTAACGACTGGTGGAAAGAATGCTGAACAACAGCCCACTCACTTCACTGTGGGGGTCCAGACGGACTACAGGgaaagtgaaacacaaacagacccATATAGCCCTGAGTTTGTGATACAACCTGGGACGACTCCCTCAGAGCTCCTGCAACTAGCCGCTTTGACTTGGG GTCATGGTCTGCCTGCAGGCTTGGCAGAAGTGGAAATGATAGGGCGGGCACGTGCCAAGCAAGCTTGGGAGGCCAGCCTTCCTCCACTGGGTGACCTGAGTCAGCTTGACAAGAGGAGGCGTAtgatggaggagatggaggccAAAGAGTGGGCTTTCAGAGAAGGAGAAATCCAGAA ATTGCAAGAGGCCCGTCTTGCTGTGCTGAAGGACCTGCTGAGGCAGAGAGATGGGGCCCAGAAAGAAGTCACAAACGAGAGACTTAACCTAATATTTTCTAAGCACCAAAAAGACAAGGAGACCAAGCTCCAAAAGATCCACAATGACTACATGAGAT CGCTGAGAAAACTGGAAGCTAAGAGGAGAAATGTGGAGGGGAAGCTAGAACATGGTCTTGTCAAAGACTATACAGAGTCTCAGAAATATGCCCCTCAGACCCACAGGGGCGCGTTCACCAGGAGTGCCTGCTACAATGAGTTAAAAACCCACTACTTAGACACATATGAAG GTTTGCAAGAGCTTGAGGCAGGACTCTCTGCCTCAGTCCTCAAGCCCTGGGTGAAAAGACACAAACCCAAAGTTAACATCATCAAGTGTATGATCCAGCCCCCTGCAAGCAGAGCAGTAGAACTGATGAAGAAATACAAG GCCCTGAGGGAAGAGAACGATCAAGTGACAAAGAAGTCCCTGCGTTTTCTTGTCAAGAACGAGAAGCCTGTTCCTCGTCCTGTCACTCCCAGAGTGGAGGAGCCACCAGAG GGGGATGAGGAGATAGAGCTTGCAGTCATCCACTTGCAGAAACTACTGAGAGGAAGAAGTATCCAGTGCGAG ATGTTTAAAGGCAAGGAGAACCATCTGGAGCTTATCCACGAACTGAGGACTGTTCATGCCTtgcagagggaggagcaggagctacagaaagatgaaaaagggCTTGTAATCACcctgaaaaaacagagagacaatCATAGACACAAG ACCTCTCAAGAGGAGGCATCTCAGGCAAGAGTGGTAGGTGCTGAGCTCGAACACCTGTTCGACACCTTGTCAAAGGAGCTGATTCATCTTCAAGAAGAGCGCAGGATCCATGCCTTTACTATACTGGCTGAGAGAGACCGTCGCCTTCGAGAGGCTGAGGAGAGTGGaaggagacaggtggaggagcGCAGACGCAGAGAAGAAGATGAGATCTTTAGACAA GTGGTGCAGGTACACCAGGAAACTGTGGATTTGTATTTAGAGGACATCATCTTGGGGACCTTGGAGCAGACAGCTGACCAGCAGGCTAGAGAGGAGATCCGCAGGAGGGCAAAGGAGGTCAATGATATCGCTTATGCCATGGAGGAAAG cCGGAACAATCTTCAGTCAGAAGAAATTGTGTCAGAGCTGGTGTACAGCTTCCTCATCCCAGAGGTGGAGAAGATCAGTGTCAGGCAAAGAG TGCACACGAGGCAGCATAGACACTTGCAGGCAGCTCGTGGTATCATTCATGGGACTGCAGAACATTCTGGGATCTTTCCTAGTACTCTGGGGGCCTCACAGTTGACCCATCCCTCTGAAAGAGCCTCCAACCAAGCCCTCGAGGAGATGATCAGCCAAGTGGAGCAAGAGCAGAAGAAGGAAGCAAAGCAGCACCACCATCAAACTGAGTAA